DNA from Funiculus sociatus GB2-C1:
GTAATCGAGCATTTGCCGCAAGGTTACTACACCGTTGTTGGGGAGCGGGGAATGCGGCTTTCTGGGGGGCAGAGACAGCGCTTAGGCATTGCCAGGGCGCTCCTGGTGGAACCTGACGTTTTGATCTTTGACGAGGCGACTTCCAGCCTCGACTACGAATCTGAGCGCTCAATTCAGCTTGCCATGCGTAGCATCCTTGGTACCCGCACCACAATCATCATCGCTCACCGATTAAGCACTGTCCGAGAGGCAGATAAAATCGTCGTTCTCGACCAAGGACAAATTGTAGAAGTCGGTAGCCATGCGGAACTACTACGCAGTCAAGGAATTTACCGCCGCTTGCACTCACTACAAGAAACTGGTGAGCTAATGTAAAGTTAAAAGGCAAAAGCTAAAAGGTAAAAGTTAAAAATTTTTCTTTTTCCTTTTGCCTATATTGCTCCAAGATTTCGGGAAGGCGCGATCGCGAGAGCGCTCATCGTCTCTACACCCTTTCTTTGGTGCGCTTTTGTCTTTTGCCTTTTTTATCTTCCCGTGATTTTTTTACCTGTTGGGTCATACATTCTGGTTGCTTCTGATATCGGTCCGCTTTTAGGAAGTGTTTGGCTCGATATCGCAGTTTTGGGATTGATGCTTTTGTTTTCGGCTTTTTTCTCCGGTTCCGAAACCGCTCTGACGGCGCTGGACAATCTTAAGCTCAGGGCGCTGATGAAAGAGCAGAGCGACCTAAGCCGGATGTTCTCACTGGTACTAGAGAACCGCGCTCGATTTATTACTACCCTCCTTGTCGGCAACAACCTGGTCAATAATTTTTCAGCGATTTTGACCAGTAATTTATTTGCCCTTTGGCTGGGTAATGCGGGTATAGGAATTGCCACAGCTGTTGTCACTTTTCTGGTGTTAATTTTTGGCGAAGTTACACCGAAATCTCTGGCTGTTAACAATGTGATGGCAGTTTTTAAGTTTTCCATTCGCCCGATATACTTGCTTTCAATTGCTTTAGCACCCATCATTTATCTGTTTGAAACTATTGCCCAGAGTGTGATTCGCCTGTTTCAGAGAGGTGCTGTTCAGGAGGGAGAGTCATTAAAAGACCTCCAACTGATGATTGAAATTTTGGGCGGTAAGGGCAAACTGGATTTGGATAAACACCAGCTGCTGAATAAAGCCCTGATGCTAGATAGTCTCAGCGCCCACGATCTCGTCAAGCCCCGGATTGAGATGCGGACTATCTCCCATGAGGCAACTTTGCAGGAATTTGTAAATCTTTGTTTGGAGACGGGATATTCCCGCATCCCTGTGCAGGAGGAGTCTAAGGATCAAATTGTGGGAATTGTTCACCTGAAGCGGGCGCTCCAGCAGCTCAATCAATTGCGAAAAGAAGGGATTGACAATGGACTGGTGACAGAGGCGATGGACCCGCCTGTGTATGTGCCAGACACCAAGCGAGTTGCGAATCTGCTCAAGGAGATGTTGCAACAGCGCCTGCACATTGTGATTGTGGTGGATGAGTATGGTGGCACGGTGGGGCTGATCACCCTGGAAGATATTCTGGAGGAGTTGGTGGGAGAGATTTATGATGAAAGTGATTTTCCGAGTCGGGCGATAACTGTGAGAAATATCCCGCGCTTCGGTGGAG
Protein-coding regions in this window:
- a CDS encoding hemolysin family protein, which encodes MIFLPVGSYILVASDIGPLLGSVWLDIAVLGLMLLFSAFFSGSETALTALDNLKLRALMKEQSDLSRMFSLVLENRARFITTLLVGNNLVNNFSAILTSNLFALWLGNAGIGIATAVVTFLVLIFGEVTPKSLAVNNVMAVFKFSIRPIYLLSIALAPIIYLFETIAQSVIRLFQRGAVQEGESLKDLQLMIEILGGKGKLDLDKHQLLNKALMLDSLSAHDLVKPRIEMRTISHEATLQEFVNLCLETGYSRIPVQEESKDQIVGIVHLKRALQQLNQLRKEGIDNGLVTEAMDPPVYVPDTKRVANLLKEMLQQRLHIVIVVDEYGGTVGLITLEDILEELVGEIYDESDFPSRAITVRNIPRFGGG